A stretch of the Rhinoderma darwinii isolate aRhiDar2 chromosome 3, aRhiDar2.hap1, whole genome shotgun sequence genome encodes the following:
- the ILF3 gene encoding LOW QUALITY PROTEIN: interleukin enhancer-binding factor 3 (The sequence of the model RefSeq protein was modified relative to this genomic sequence to represent the inferred CDS: deleted 1 base in 1 codon) has protein sequence MRPMRIFLNDDRHVMAKHAVVYPTQEELEAVQNMVSHTERALKAVSDWIDQQEKVPPGDSAQPEAEVVAETTEEVKEGNTDSKTSENSTRTLRGVMRVGLVAKGLLLKGDLDLELVLLCKDKPTISLLKKVSDNLVVQFASVSEEKYDVLPNIREASIVIKNTKEPQLTLNIRLTSTLVREEVEKLSAGETLSISDPPDVLDRQKCLAALASLRHAKWFQARANGLKSCVIVIRVLRDLCTRVPTWEPLRGWPLELLCEKAIGTANRPMAAGEAFRRVLECLSSGILMPDGPGLHDPCEKEATDALAHLERQQREDITHSAQHALRLAAFGQLHKVLGMDSLPSKLPKKLKPEPTIDYTVQIPPSTTYVIPALKRPMEEDGEDKSPSKKKKKIQKKDEKSEPPQAMNALMRLNQLKPGLQYKLLSQTGPVHAPVFTMSVEVDDKTFEASGPSKKTAKLHVAVKVLQDMGLPTGIEEKEEGSEETEQKPVVQTPAQNDTAQADNASPTDQTEGAKQQGPILTKHGKNPVMELNEKRRGLKYELISETGGSHDKKFVMEVEVDNVKFQGSGSNKKVAKAYAALAALDKLFPDYTTYTEAPKKKRPPMMSRGGSRGGKHNQGFGMMYSEVPPPQGMRGRGRGGMNRGRGRGRGYGGNHGYMNSGGYGGYGGNYNYQTSATAGYSQFYSNGGGSGNAGGGGAGSGGYSSYYQGEGYSAPAPSKPFVKKQPAAQQQQQQQPPPQQPPQQPPPPQQTPVQQHTSVQPKQTYNQGYQPQQTQSQQGYNQSQYGSYGHHRSKREATTKPLREPAVALIPPTPTPTVVAQPQVMPVVKALGVEVAIHTLLQALEATTQEQPMVVPTTPPHTKDTHSPVTTRVLRRTTPLPALISNPKEALATMAGMQITA, from the exons ATG CGTCCCATGCGCATCTTTCTGAATGATGACCGCCATGTTATGGCTAAGCACGCCGTGGTGTATCCAACTCAAGAGGAGCTGGAGGCTGTCCAGAACATGGTGTCTCACACAGAGAGGGCACTAAAAGCAGTGTCTGACTGGATTGACCAGCAAGAAAAGGTTCCGCCTGGAGACTCTGCCCAACCAGAAGCTGAAGTTGTAGCGGAAACCACAGAAGAGGTCAAGGAAGG aAACACTGATTCGAAAACCAGCGAGAACTCTACAAGGACTCTTCGTGGCGTGATGAGGGTGGGACTCGTTGCCAAAGGACTTCTCTTGAAGGGGGATCTGGATCTGGAGTTGGTTCTTCTATGCAAGGACAAGCccaccatctctctcctgaagaaaGTGTCCGACAACCTTGTTGTACAGTTTGCA TCTGTATCTGAGGAGAAATATGACGTGCTACCCAACATTCGAGAAGCTTCAATTGTCATTAAGAACACCAAAGAGCCACAGCTGACTCTTAACATCCGCTTGACATCCACTCTTGTCCGTGAGGAGGTGGAGAAGTTGAGTGCCGGAG AAACGCTATCAATCAGCGATCCTCCGGACGTTCTGGACAGGCAGAAATGCCTTGCTGCATTGGCGTCACTCCGACACGCCAAGTGGTTCCAG GCTAGGGCAAATGGGCTTAAATCCTGCGTTATTGTTATCCGTGTACTGCGAGACTTATGCACCCGTGTTCCAACCTGGGAACCTTTAAGAGGATGG CCTCTTGAGTTGCTCTGCGAAAAGGCTATTGGAACGGCCAACAGACCTATGGCAGCAGGTGAAGCTTTCAGGAGAGTCCTTGAATGCCTTAGCTCTGGAATTTTAATGCCAG ATGGCCCTGGCTTACACGATCCCTGTGAAAAAGAAGCTACAGATGCACTCGCACACCTGGAAAGACAACAAAGGGAGGATATCACCCACAGCGCTCAG CATGCTCTCAGACTTGCAGCATTTGGTCAGTTACACAAAGTTTTGGGGATGGACTCTCTACCCTCAAAGTTGCCTAAAAAGTTAAAACCAGAGCCTACTATTGACTACACAG tCCAGATTCCTCCCAGCACCACCTATGTTATACCAGCCCTGAAAAGACCCATGGAGGAGGACGGAGAGGACAAATCGCCAagtaagaagaaaaagaagattcAGAAGAAAG ATGAGAAGAGTGAACCTCCACAAGCCATGAACGCCCTGATGAGATTAAACCAGCTGAAACCAGGCCTCCAGTACAAATTGTTGTCCCAGACTGGACCGGTCCATGCTCCCGTCTTCACAATGTCTGTGGAAGTAGATGACAAGACCTTTGAGGCCTCAGGACCTTCCAAAAAGACTGCTAAACTTCATGTCGCTGTTAAG gttttgcaaGACATGGGACTTCCTACTGGAATTGAAGAAAAAGAGGAAGGCTCTGAAGAAACCGAGCAGAAGCCAGTAGTCCAGACTCCAGCTCAGAATGACACTGCACAGGCGGACAATGCTTCCCCTACAGACCAAACAGAG GGTGCCAAACAGCAAGGACCTATACTCACAAAGCATGGAAAGAATCCAGTCATGGAGCTTAACGAAAAGAGACGTGGACTGAAATATGAGCTCATATCTGAGACTGGTGGAAGCCATGACaagaaatttgtaatggag GTTGAAGTAGATAATGTGAAATTCCAAGGCTCTGGCTCCAATAAGAAGGTTGCAAAGGCCTACGCTGCTCTGGCTGCTTTAGATAAACTTTTTCCTGATTATACTACATACACAGAAGCTCCCAAGAAGAAGCGACCCCCAATGATGTCTAGGGGTGGCTCCAGAGGAGGAAAA CATAATCAGGGCTTTGGGATGATGTACAGTGAAGTTCCACCACCCCAAGGCATGCGTGGTCGTGGCAGAGGAGGAATGAATCGTGGCAGAGGAAGGGGGCGTGGTTACGGAGGCAATCACGGCTACATGAATTCAG GTGGTTATGGTGGCTATGGAGGAAACTATAACTATCAAACTTCTGCAACAGCTGGATACA GTCAGTTCTACAGCAACGGAGGTGGCTCTGGTAATGCCGGGGGTGGAGGTGCCGGCTCTGGTGGCTACAGCTCGTATTACCAAGGGGAAGGTTACTCTGCACCAGCTCCCTCTAAACCTTTTGTGAAGAAACAACCAGCTGCccaacaacagcagcagcagcaaccgcCACCGCAGCAACCGCCCCAGCAACCACCACCACCGCAGCAGACCCCAGTACAGCAGCATACAAGTGTCCAGCCCAAGCAAACTTATAACCAAGGGTACCAGCCACAACAGACACAATCTCAGCAGGGCTACAACCAGAGCCAGTATGGAAGCTATGGA CACCACAGAagcaaaagggaggctacaaCCAAGCCTCTCAGGGAGCCAGCGGTGGCTCTTATCCCTCCTACTCCAACTCCTACAGTGGTGGCGCAGCCTCAG GTTATGCCAGTGGTGAAGGCACTGGGGGTAGAGGTGGCAATTCATACACTGCTCCAAGCACTGGAGGCTACAACGCAGGAGCAACCTATGGTGGTGCCAACAACGCCTCCTCATACCAAG GATACACACAGTCCAGTTACAACCAGGGTGCTGCGCAGAACTACACCGCTCCCAGCTCTTATCAGCAACCCCAAGGAGGCACTGGCAACTATGGCAGGAATGCAGATCACAGCATGA